From Enterococcus mediterraneensis, the proteins below share one genomic window:
- a CDS encoding ABC transporter ATP-binding protein: MTDLIKASKFFYHYLKRYKLSFLFIFAAIIVATYLQVKAPQYIGDAFNELAAYVGGLMQGVDDKSKFVAVIWKLLLFYVLASAASFIYSILFTQVVGKSTNRMRIGLFNKLEKLTIRFFDSHQDGEILSRFTSDLDNIQNSLNQALLQFLTNGVLLIGILIMMFRQNVSLAWATIASTPIAVIIAVVVIRKARKYVDLQQDEVGKLNGYMDEKISGQRVIITNGLQEETIDGFLVHNKKVREATYKGQVYSGLLFPMMQGMSLVNTAIVIFFGGWLALNGDLERSVALGLVVTFVQYSQQYYQPLMQISSGYSMIQLAVTGARRLNEMFDEPDEVKPDNGKKITGIQQGVVLDHVDFGYNADQQILKNVSITVNKGEMIALVGPTGSGKTTIMNLLNRFYDVNKGAVLVDDTDIRELDLDSLRENVGIVLQDSVLFSGTIRENIAFGKPDATEEEVIAAAKQANIHEFIVGLENGYETEITEENNLFSTGQKQLISIARTILTNPSLLILDEATSNVDTVTEAKIQKAMEEAIKGRTSFVIAHRLKTILNADRIVVLRDGQVIEEGNHHELLKQDGFYAELYHNQFVFE, encoded by the coding sequence ATGACGGATTTAATCAAAGCAAGCAAGTTTTTCTATCACTATCTTAAACGGTACAAGCTCTCCTTTCTTTTCATTTTTGCAGCGATCATTGTGGCGACGTATCTGCAAGTAAAAGCACCTCAATACATTGGTGATGCTTTTAATGAATTGGCGGCATATGTTGGCGGATTGATGCAAGGAGTAGATGATAAGAGCAAATTTGTCGCGGTCATTTGGAAATTGTTGTTGTTCTATGTTTTGGCCAGTGCAGCCAGTTTCATCTACAGTATTTTATTTACACAAGTTGTTGGTAAATCTACCAACCGGATGCGTATCGGCTTGTTCAATAAATTGGAAAAACTGACGATCCGCTTTTTTGATTCACATCAAGATGGCGAGATCCTGAGCCGTTTTACCAGTGATTTGGATAATATCCAAAACAGCCTCAACCAAGCTCTTCTGCAATTTTTGACTAATGGTGTATTGTTGATTGGGATCTTGATCATGATGTTCCGTCAAAATGTTTCATTGGCATGGGCGACCATCGCTTCGACACCGATTGCGGTGATCATCGCGGTTGTCGTGATCCGCAAAGCTCGTAAATACGTTGACTTGCAACAAGACGAAGTAGGTAAGCTTAACGGTTATATGGACGAAAAAATCAGCGGTCAACGAGTGATCATCACCAATGGACTGCAAGAAGAAACGATCGATGGCTTCCTTGTTCATAACAAAAAAGTTCGGGAAGCAACCTATAAAGGACAAGTTTATTCAGGCTTGTTGTTCCCGATGATGCAAGGAATGTCGTTAGTCAATACAGCTATCGTGATCTTCTTTGGTGGTTGGTTGGCGCTGAACGGTGATTTGGAGCGTTCCGTTGCTTTGGGTCTTGTCGTGACATTTGTTCAGTATTCGCAACAATACTATCAACCATTGATGCAGATCTCGTCAGGTTATAGTATGATCCAATTGGCAGTGACCGGTGCACGACGTTTGAATGAAATGTTTGATGAACCAGATGAAGTCAAACCGGATAACGGAAAGAAAATCACTGGGATTCAACAAGGAGTCGTTTTGGATCACGTAGACTTTGGCTATAATGCTGATCAGCAGATCCTTAAAAACGTGTCCATCACTGTAAATAAAGGTGAAATGATCGCGTTAGTCGGGCCGACAGGTTCTGGTAAGACCACTATCATGAATCTTTTGAATCGTTTTTATGATGTGAACAAAGGAGCTGTTTTAGTAGACGACACGGACATTCGCGAGTTGGATTTAGACAGCTTGAGAGAAAATGTGGGGATCGTCTTGCAAGACTCCGTATTGTTTTCCGGAACGATCCGGGAAAATATCGCTTTTGGCAAACCTGATGCAACGGAAGAAGAAGTGATCGCCGCTGCGAAACAAGCAAACATCCATGAATTTATTGTAGGATTGGAGAATGGCTACGAAACTGAGATCACTGAAGAAAACAATTTATTCAGTACCGGTCAAAAGCAGCTGATCAGTATTGCTCGTACGATCTTGACGAATCCATCGTTGCTGATCTTAGACGAGGCGACAAGTAATGTTGATACTGTTACCGAAGCGAAAATCCAAAAAGCAATGGAAGAAGCCATCAAAGGCCGAACCAGTTTTGTGATCGCCCATCGATTAAAAACGATTTTGAATGCGGATCGTATCGTTGTTTTACGGGACGGTCAAGTAATCGAAGAAGGAAATCATCACGAATTGCTCAAACAGGATGGATTTTACGCGGAGCTGTATCACAATCAATTTGTTTTTGAATAG
- a CDS encoding ABC transporter ATP-binding protein, with translation MDIVLKHTKKYKAALVISLLSVAVMVMASLWQPKLLQQVLEAILLEDNDQMKELGIWLIGLAVLGLIAGVLNTIFSAKVAQGVSADIREEAFRKIQTFSFGNIEKFSAGNLVVRLTNDVTQIQNLIMIALQSLFRIPILFLGSFILAMYTLPQLWWIIVLLIVAVFAITALSFTQMGKHFMIIQQLIDKVNSIAKENLLGIRVVKSFVQEKNQLAGFTKVSDELTAHNIVVGTLFSVMIPSFMLVANLAVVGAIYFVGDLAKEDPTLIGGIASFMNYLMQIMMAIIIGGMMMMMTSRAAVSLKRIKEILETEPDITYPDVPYQTLEGSVSFEHVSFRYPDDDTDTLKDISFEIKPGEMVGIVGATGAGKSTLAQLIPRLFDPTEGTIKVGGIDLKQVNERSLHDTVSFVLQKAILFSGTIAQNLRQGKKDATEPEMTRATQIAQAREFIEKLTEQYEAPVAERSNNFSGGQKQRLSISRGVIGEPKILILDDSTSALDARSEKLVREALDHELSGTTTIVIAQKIASVVKADRILVLDKGQLVGVGSHEELLATSPIYQEIVETQKGTEE, from the coding sequence ATGGATATCGTGCTTAAGCACACAAAGAAATACAAAGCAGCACTAGTAATTTCACTTCTCTCAGTTGCTGTCATGGTCATGGCGTCATTATGGCAGCCGAAACTGCTTCAACAAGTATTGGAAGCTATTTTATTGGAAGATAATGACCAAATGAAAGAATTAGGAATATGGCTGATCGGACTTGCGGTTTTAGGACTTATCGCTGGTGTGCTGAATACGATTTTTTCAGCAAAAGTGGCACAAGGTGTCAGTGCTGATATTCGAGAGGAAGCATTTCGCAAGATCCAAACGTTCTCGTTTGGTAATATCGAGAAATTCTCCGCTGGAAATCTGGTGGTTCGTTTAACAAACGATGTCACACAGATCCAAAATTTGATTATGATCGCTTTACAATCACTTTTTCGGATCCCGATTTTATTTTTAGGAAGTTTCATTTTGGCGATGTACACATTACCGCAATTATGGTGGATCATTGTTTTGCTGATCGTTGCCGTTTTCGCGATCACGGCATTGTCTTTCACTCAAATGGGCAAGCACTTTATGATCATCCAACAATTGATCGATAAAGTAAACAGTATCGCGAAAGAAAACTTATTGGGAATTCGTGTCGTTAAATCTTTTGTACAAGAAAAAAATCAACTGGCAGGTTTTACCAAAGTCAGTGATGAGTTGACTGCACACAATATCGTAGTGGGAACACTGTTTTCTGTGATGATTCCATCTTTCATGCTGGTGGCGAATCTGGCTGTCGTTGGAGCGATTTATTTCGTGGGGGATCTGGCAAAAGAAGATCCAACTCTGATCGGCGGTATCGCGTCTTTCATGAATTACCTGATGCAGATCATGATGGCGATCATTATCGGCGGTATGATGATGATGATGACATCAAGAGCGGCAGTATCATTAAAACGGATCAAAGAAATTCTTGAAACAGAACCGGACATCACTTATCCAGATGTTCCATACCAAACATTAGAAGGCAGTGTTTCTTTTGAACATGTTTCATTTCGTTATCCAGATGACGACACCGATACGTTAAAAGATATCAGTTTTGAGATCAAACCAGGAGAAATGGTAGGGATCGTAGGTGCGACTGGTGCCGGAAAATCAACATTGGCGCAATTAATCCCACGATTATTCGATCCAACAGAAGGAACCATCAAAGTAGGCGGCATCGATCTAAAACAGGTCAATGAACGCAGTCTCCATGATACAGTTTCATTTGTTCTCCAAAAAGCGATCCTCTTTTCTGGAACGATCGCTCAAAATTTGCGTCAAGGGAAAAAAGATGCAACAGAACCTGAAATGACTCGTGCCACTCAAATCGCTCAAGCCCGAGAGTTTATTGAAAAATTGACTGAGCAATACGAAGCGCCAGTGGCTGAACGAAGCAACAACTTTTCTGGCGGACAAAAACAACGATTATCGATCTCGCGAGGAGTTATCGGTGAACCTAAGATCTTGATCTTGGATGATTCGACCAGCGCACTGGATGCACGTTCAGAAAAATTGGTTCGGGAAGCGCTGGATCATGAATTGTCAGGAACAACTACGATCGTGATCGCGCAAAAGATCGCATCAGTAGTGAAGGCTGATCGGATTCTTGTTCTGGATAAAGGACAACTTGTAGGAGTTGGATCCCACGAAGAATTGTTGGCAACAAGTCCGATCTATCAAGAAATCGTTGAAACTCAAAAAGGAACGGAGGAGTAA
- a CDS encoding TetR family transcriptional regulator, with product MEPRLSKERIIEAAFDILAKKKTIAGLSMRGLADTLDIKAPALYWYFKNKQSLLQGMAETMEDQLVLPDPHLPWKEQLTAFMANYYILYTTFPCGAELEIHTIPAFPSRLEHLQKMMSLLKDAGCSTKQSNDTILALHHLLVGQLMDRQQEELLRQEVLKGKADMKEYVQFMRQYSQEQHLTDMAAILADRSKEDPKGDFLTHVTLYLDGLAHRLEAKD from the coding sequence ATGGAACCGCGACTATCAAAAGAACGGATCATTGAAGCGGCATTTGATATTTTAGCTAAGAAAAAGACCATTGCCGGATTATCGATGCGGGGATTGGCAGATACGTTGGATATCAAAGCACCGGCGTTGTATTGGTACTTCAAAAATAAGCAAAGTCTGCTTCAGGGAATGGCGGAAACGATGGAAGATCAGTTAGTTTTGCCTGATCCTCATCTTCCTTGGAAGGAACAGTTGACTGCATTCATGGCAAACTATTACATACTGTATACCACATTTCCTTGCGGCGCCGAATTAGAGATCCACACGATCCCTGCCTTTCCCAGCCGCTTAGAACATCTGCAAAAGATGATGTCTTTACTGAAAGATGCCGGCTGTTCAACAAAACAAAGCAATGATACGATTTTGGCGCTTCATCACTTATTAGTTGGTCAGCTAATGGATCGACAGCAAGAAGAATTGTTGAGACAAGAAGTTTTGAAGGGCAAAGCCGATATGAAAGAGTATGTACAGTTTATGCGTCAGTATAGTCAAGAACAGCATTTGACCGATATGGCTGCGATTTTAGCTGATCGCTCAAAAGAAGACCCGAAAGGCGATTTCTTGACTCACGTTACTCTTTATTTAGATGGACTCGCCCATCGCTTGGAAGCAAAGGATTAG
- the glyS gene encoding glycine--tRNA ligase subunit beta encodes MAKNLLLEIGLEEMPAHVVMPSMKQLENKLSAFLSDNRLSFDTVRAFSTPRRLAVHVTNVEDKQADTQEDVKGPAKKIALDAEGNWSKAAQGFVRGQGLTTDDITFRELKGVEYVYVTKKTQGKTAEEVLTGLKDVITSLTFPVTMHWSNYDFEYIRPIHWLVALLDEEVIPFEILDVKTDRHSRGHRFLGEPVTFAHADEYEAKLAEQFVIANPLERQELIVEQIKEIADENNWSIELDEDLLEEVTNLVEYPTAFVGDYAEKYLSVPEEVLVTSMKEHQRYFDVRDQNGALLPHFISVRNGDRVKIDNVVKGNEKVLTARLEDAEFFYNEDKKLTIAECVEKLKNVTFHEKIGSIYEKMQRVAAISQIIGKTVGLSDAELKELARAAEIYKFDLVTNMVGEFPELQGIMGEKYALLEGETPAVAQAIREHYMPISSEGDLPESNVGAVLAIADKLDSLFSFFAVGMIPSGSNDPYALRRQTYGVVRIIENKNWNFPIAELQKAIDETINQNEAVYRIKFEKGQTEVIDFIKGRLRQFLSTKNIRHDVMDAVIHGEQKDLTKLFAAAEMLQAHLEDQDFKPSIEALTRVINLAKKAEKAEINEALFENESEKALYAAVSELEEKFSHQTMEENYASLTALRPLIEQYFDETMVMVEDEAVRNNRLAQLRKITKMALALASLDALITK; translated from the coding sequence ATGGCAAAAAATCTATTACTGGAAATCGGTTTAGAAGAAATGCCGGCACATGTCGTTATGCCGAGCATGAAACAATTAGAAAACAAGCTTAGCGCTTTTTTATCAGATAATCGTCTGTCTTTTGATACAGTACGGGCTTTTTCAACTCCCCGCCGCTTGGCAGTCCATGTTACCAATGTGGAAGACAAACAAGCGGATACACAAGAAGATGTGAAGGGTCCTGCTAAGAAAATCGCATTGGATGCGGAAGGAAACTGGTCTAAAGCGGCGCAAGGATTCGTCCGCGGTCAAGGACTGACGACAGATGACATTACATTCCGCGAATTAAAAGGTGTCGAATACGTCTACGTTACTAAAAAAACACAAGGTAAAACAGCGGAAGAAGTTTTAACCGGATTAAAAGACGTGATCACCAGCCTGACTTTCCCAGTGACGATGCATTGGAGCAATTATGATTTTGAATATATCCGCCCGATCCATTGGCTTGTGGCTTTGCTGGATGAAGAAGTGATCCCATTTGAGATCTTGGATGTAAAAACCGATCGTCATTCAAGAGGACATCGTTTCTTGGGCGAGCCAGTGACATTTGCTCATGCGGATGAATACGAAGCAAAATTAGCGGAACAATTTGTGATTGCAAATCCATTGGAACGTCAAGAGCTGATCGTGGAACAAATCAAAGAGATCGCTGACGAAAACAACTGGTCCATCGAATTGGATGAAGACCTTTTGGAAGAAGTAACAAATCTTGTAGAATACCCAACAGCGTTTGTTGGCGACTACGCGGAGAAATATCTGTCAGTCCCAGAAGAAGTGTTGGTAACTTCCATGAAAGAACACCAACGCTACTTTGATGTACGTGATCAAAACGGCGCGTTGCTGCCGCATTTTATCTCTGTCCGCAACGGCGACCGCGTAAAAATCGACAACGTTGTCAAAGGAAACGAAAAAGTTTTGACTGCTCGTTTGGAAGATGCGGAATTTTTCTACAACGAAGATAAAAAACTGACGATCGCCGAATGTGTTGAGAAACTGAAAAACGTGACCTTCCACGAAAAAATCGGCAGTATCTATGAAAAAATGCAGCGGGTAGCAGCAATCAGCCAAATCATCGGTAAAACAGTCGGCTTGTCCGATGCCGAATTGAAAGAATTGGCTCGCGCTGCTGAAATCTATAAATTCGACCTTGTGACGAATATGGTAGGCGAATTTCCTGAACTGCAAGGAATCATGGGAGAAAAATATGCACTGTTGGAAGGTGAAACCCCAGCGGTTGCACAAGCGATCAGAGAACATTATATGCCGATATCCAGTGAAGGAGACCTGCCTGAATCCAATGTCGGTGCTGTGTTAGCTATTGCGGACAAATTGGATAGTCTGTTCTCATTCTTCGCTGTCGGAATGATCCCAAGCGGCTCCAACGATCCATACGCATTGCGCCGTCAAACGTATGGTGTTGTACGGATCATCGAAAACAAAAACTGGAATTTCCCGATCGCCGAATTGCAAAAAGCCATTGATGAAACCATCAACCAAAACGAAGCTGTTTATAGAATCAAGTTTGAAAAAGGTCAAACAGAAGTGATCGACTTTATCAAAGGACGTCTGCGCCAGTTCCTATCAACCAAAAATATTCGTCATGATGTCATGGATGCAGTGATCCATGGAGAACAAAAAGATTTGACTAAATTGTTTGCGGCAGCAGAAATGCTGCAAGCCCATTTGGAAGACCAAGACTTCAAACCTTCCATCGAAGCATTGACACGGGTAATCAACTTGGCGAAAAAAGCTGAAAAAGCTGAAATCAACGAAGCGTTGTTTGAAAATGAATCAGAAAAAGCGTTATATGCCGCGGTTTCTGAATTAGAAGAAAAATTCTCTCATCAAACAATGGAAGAAAATTATGCGTCCTTGACTGCATTGCGTCCATTGATCGAGCAATATTTTGATGAAACAATGGTCATGGTAGAAGACGAAGCTGTCCGCAACAATCGTTTAGCACAACTTCGCAAGATCACCAAAATGGCATTAGCTCTTGCCAGTCTTGATGCACTGATCACAAAATAA
- the glyQ gene encoding glycine--tRNA ligase subunit alpha gives MTNKMTVQNIILTLQKFWSDNGCMLMQAYDTEKGAGTMSPYTFLRAIGPEPWNAAYVEPSRRPADGRYGENPNRLYQHHQFQVVMKPSPENIQELYLESLKLLGIDPLEHDIRFVEDNWENPSMGCAGLGWEVWLDGMEITQFTYFQQVGGLACKPVTSEITYGLERLASYIQEVESVYDLEWADGVKYGEIFKQPEYEHSKYSFEISNQEMLLENFDKFEAEAKRCIEQDLVHPAYDYILKCSHTFNLLDARGAVSVTERAGYLSRIRNMARAVAKIFVAERKKLGYPLLDPEVAAKLIEEEK, from the coding sequence ATGACGAACAAAATGACAGTTCAGAACATTATTTTAACATTGCAAAAGTTTTGGTCAGACAACGGCTGTATGCTGATGCAGGCCTATGATACAGAAAAAGGGGCAGGGACTATGAGTCCGTATACTTTTTTGCGGGCGATTGGACCAGAACCTTGGAACGCCGCGTATGTCGAGCCTTCACGCCGACCAGCAGACGGACGCTACGGTGAAAACCCTAACCGTCTGTATCAACACCATCAATTCCAAGTCGTCATGAAACCATCTCCGGAAAATATCCAAGAGTTGTATTTGGAAAGCTTGAAGCTTTTAGGGATCGATCCGTTAGAACATGACATTCGTTTTGTAGAAGACAACTGGGAAAATCCTTCCATGGGCTGTGCCGGTCTAGGTTGGGAAGTATGGTTGGATGGAATGGAGATCACGCAATTCACTTATTTCCAACAAGTCGGCGGATTGGCTTGCAAACCAGTGACTTCAGAGATCACTTATGGCTTGGAACGTTTAGCTTCTTATATCCAAGAAGTCGAAAGTGTTTACGATCTTGAATGGGCCGATGGTGTCAAATATGGCGAGATCTTCAAACAGCCCGAATATGAACATTCAAAATACTCATTTGAAATCAGCAATCAAGAAATGCTTTTGGAAAACTTTGATAAATTTGAAGCCGAAGCCAAACGCTGTATCGAACAAGACCTTGTTCACCCAGCCTACGACTATATTTTGAAATGCAGCCACACGTTCAACTTGTTAGATGCCCGCGGCGCTGTTTCAGTAACTGAAAGAGCCGGCTATCTGTCACGTATCCGCAACATGGCTCGGGCGGTTGCGAAAATCTTCGTTGCTGAGCGTAAAAAATTGGGTTATCCATTGTTGGATCCTGAAGTTGCGGCAAAACTGATCGAGGAGGAAAAATAA
- the recO gene encoding DNA repair protein RecO: MQLSESKGLILFSRDYKEKDKLVKIFTESSGKQMFYVKGAHKKNNPLAPALMNFTEAIYFGNIRSEGLSFLNGAKDIQPFRKIQEDIFLAGYGTYLLNLVDAAIDDRVYDPHLFRFTEQALQMINEGEDAEIITNIFEIQLLNRFGISPVWEHCSVCGRTDGKFDYSTKYSGVLCQQHWSLDPHRYHADARAIYFLRMFSKISYDQIQSIRLKPETKQAIRKVIDQLYEEYVGLHLKSKKFIDQMYSWENLLKKDEKKDQE; the protein is encoded by the coding sequence ATGCAGCTTTCAGAGTCAAAGGGCTTGATTTTATTTTCTCGAGATTATAAAGAAAAGGACAAGTTGGTCAAAATTTTCACTGAATCTTCAGGTAAACAAATGTTTTACGTCAAAGGAGCCCATAAAAAGAATAATCCGCTGGCACCTGCTTTAATGAATTTTACCGAAGCTATTTATTTCGGCAATATCCGCAGTGAAGGTCTTTCTTTTTTGAATGGTGCAAAAGACATTCAGCCTTTTCGCAAGATCCAAGAAGATATCTTTCTGGCAGGCTACGGAACGTATCTTTTGAATCTGGTGGACGCGGCCATTGATGATCGCGTTTACGATCCGCATTTATTTCGTTTTACTGAACAGGCGTTGCAGATGATCAATGAGGGAGAAGATGCAGAGATCATCACGAATATTTTTGAGATCCAACTTTTGAATCGTTTCGGGATCTCACCGGTATGGGAGCATTGTTCGGTTTGCGGCAGAACAGATGGAAAATTCGATTATTCTACAAAGTACAGCGGTGTTTTATGTCAGCAGCACTGGTCATTGGATCCTCATCGATATCACGCAGATGCACGGGCGATCTATTTTCTGCGGATGTTTTCAAAGATCTCCTATGATCAGATCCAATCCATCCGTTTAAAACCGGAAACCAAACAGGCGATTCGTAAAGTGATCGACCAACTGTATGAAGAGTATGTAGGTCTGCATTTGAAGAGCAAAAAATTTATCGATCAGATGTACAGCTGGGAAAACCTTTTGAAAAAAGATGAAAAGAAGGATCAGGAGTGA
- the era gene encoding GTPase Era, with protein MSEHKSGFVAIVGRPNVGKSTLLNRIVGQKIAIMSDKAQTTRNKIQGVYTIPEAQLIFIDTPGIHKPKHRLGDFMVEAAYSALREVDAVLFMISADQKRGKGDDLIIERLKNVDSPVFLVVNKIDKVHPDELLQTIEDYSKQMEFAEVVPVSATEGNNFETLMTTLLTHIPEGPQYFPDDQITDHPEYFIVSELVREKVLLLTRDEVPHSVAVVVDSMKRNEDDKVHIQATIIVERDSQKGIIIGKGGKMLKQIGTKARLDIQHLLGDKVYLELWVKVQKDWRDKQHYLQDYGYRKDDY; from the coding sequence ATGTCAGAACATAAATCTGGATTTGTCGCCATCGTTGGTCGTCCTAACGTCGGCAAGTCAACCTTGCTGAATCGGATCGTCGGTCAAAAAATCGCGATCATGAGTGATAAGGCGCAAACTACACGTAATAAGATCCAAGGTGTTTACACGATACCGGAAGCGCAGTTGATCTTTATTGATACGCCGGGTATCCATAAACCTAAACATCGTCTCGGCGATTTCATGGTGGAAGCGGCTTACAGCGCATTGCGGGAAGTTGATGCAGTATTATTTATGATCAGTGCCGACCAAAAACGCGGCAAAGGCGATGATTTGATCATTGAACGTTTGAAGAATGTCGATTCTCCGGTTTTTCTAGTCGTCAATAAAATCGACAAAGTCCATCCTGATGAATTGCTGCAAACCATCGAAGACTACTCGAAGCAAATGGAATTTGCGGAAGTCGTACCGGTTTCCGCGACTGAAGGAAACAACTTTGAAACGCTGATGACGACTCTTTTGACCCATATTCCGGAAGGTCCGCAATATTTTCCGGACGATCAAATCACAGATCATCCCGAATACTTTATCGTTTCTGAACTGGTACGCGAAAAAGTCCTATTGTTGACGCGAGACGAAGTGCCTCACTCGGTAGCGGTGGTGGTGGATTCCATGAAACGCAATGAAGATGACAAAGTGCATATCCAAGCAACGATCATTGTGGAACGTGACAGTCAAAAAGGGATCATTATCGGCAAAGGCGGCAAGATGCTGAAACAGATCGGCACCAAAGCTCGTTTGGATATCCAACATTTATTAGGAGATAAAGTCTATTTGGAGTTATGGGTCAAAGTCCAAAAAGACTGGCGGGATAAACAGCATTATCTTCAAGATTACGGCTATCGCAAAGACGACTATTGA
- a CDS encoding diacylglycerol kinase family protein has product MRMALNDKNTEKNKNFIASVEFAFTGIKTVFKEERNMRKHVVLGLVAILAGVIFSLNKSEWLWLLLSVFLVWLVEIINTVVENIVDMFTDFHFHPIGKKVKDMAAGAVLLTALFAILVGSFIFLPKLYQWFFH; this is encoded by the coding sequence ATGCGTATGGCCTTGAACGATAAGAATACAGAGAAGAATAAAAATTTTATTGCTTCCGTCGAATTTGCTTTCACCGGTATCAAAACAGTTTTCAAAGAAGAACGGAATATGCGCAAACATGTCGTTTTGGGACTGGTGGCGATCCTTGCCGGTGTGATTTTCAGTTTGAACAAAAGCGAATGGCTGTGGTTGCTGTTGTCAGTCTTTTTGGTCTGGCTAGTGGAGATCATTAATACGGTCGTTGAAAATATCGTGGACATGTTTACCGATTTTCATTTTCATCCCATCGGTAAAAAAGTCAAAGATATGGCGGCTGGCGCGGTGCTTTTAACAGCGCTGTTTGCGATCCTGGTGGGATCATTTATCTTTTTACCTAAATTATATCAATGGTTTTTCCATTAA
- the ybeY gene encoding rRNA maturation RNase YbeY yields the protein MEITFMDQTNSVSEKKISEIDDLLQFAANYLELPEDTEMSVTFMDNAAIQVINRDYRGKDAPTDVISFALEEEGEDEIPVIFDEEDAPLPRVLGDIMISTERAKEQAAEYGHSYDREIGFLALHGFLHINGYDHMTPEDEKVMFGLQKEILDAYGLER from the coding sequence ATGGAAATTACATTTATGGATCAAACCAATTCGGTGTCAGAAAAAAAAATCAGTGAGATCGATGATTTGCTGCAATTTGCGGCAAATTATTTGGAGCTGCCAGAAGATACTGAAATGTCGGTAACTTTTATGGACAACGCCGCGATCCAAGTGATCAATCGTGATTATCGCGGGAAAGATGCTCCCACAGACGTTATCAGCTTCGCTTTGGAAGAAGAAGGAGAAGATGAGATCCCTGTCATTTTTGATGAGGAAGATGCTCCATTACCAAGAGTCTTGGGAGATATCATGATCTCAACCGAACGTGCGAAAGAACAAGCGGCGGAATACGGACACAGCTATGATCGTGAGATCGGATTTTTAGCGCTGCACGGATTTTTGCATATCAATGGGTATGATCATATGACGCCGGAAGATGAAAAAGTGATGTTTGGCTTACAGAAAGAAATTTTAGATGCGTATGGCCTTGAACGATAA